The Hordeum vulgare subsp. vulgare chromosome 7H, MorexV3_pseudomolecules_assembly, whole genome shotgun sequence DNA window TATTGAACAGTTTCATCCGATCTGTTTGCTAAATGTTAGCTTCAagattttcacaaaggtgggaacggaTAGGTTGACTAAGATGGCCCATTCGGTGGTGCAATCTACACAAACAGCTTTTATGCCTGGATGTAATATCCTAGAAGGGGTCGTTGTCTTACATGAAACTTTACatgaaattcactcgaagaaacttgACGGGGTTATCTTCAAAGTGGATTTTGAAAAAACTTATGATAAAGTTAAATGGTCTTTTCTGCAACAAACCCTACGTATGAAGGGGTTCAATGAGCTTTGGCGAAAGCATGTCGACTGTTTTATAAAAAAAGGGAAGTGTCGGTATCAAAGTAAGTGATGATGTCGGTCATTTCTTCCAGACACTGAAGGGTCTCAGACAAGGTGATCCAATGTCACCTATTTTATTCAAGATTGTTGCAGATATGTTAGCACTAATGATTAAATGGGCCAatggcactagtagaaaaaggggcttccgcccagctcaatttacacattagtcccggttccattacgaaccgagactaatgttagcattagtcccggttcgaacggcaagggcgtcggtcggtcattagtcccggttcaaaagggacctttagtcccagttcgtgtctcgaaccgggactagacctttagtcctggttcgagacacgaaccgggactaaaggggtttcatatttttattttttcctgtttttaaattttatttctgtttgtcatttctgttttaaattgcttatatcttttaggatatttaaattttttttgagtgattcttttttgcattagattcaaaattttgcctagtttctgtttgtgcaattagtttttaaatttgaatttgttcaaatttgcttcaaacccaaattgtgaataacttgagtttacaaatagtttttaatttaattcttttttcacCTAGTCATATGTTAGATTgttatcacagtaagatttatttggttatttttagaataatttaaatttggattttaattaaaacaatattgttttgcttatatagttgttttagtcatttaattgttgttttttattattttttgttagtactttctgtagatttttaacatgttatagtatggtgcatattgaatggaTAAAAAGTCTGGAACTAAAATCATTTTAATagaatgcctttgtagcagatgggttttcgtctgaaaccttgatacttcgaaggatgatccagtttgtacacgaagtgcatccagtttttatcgtaactctctcaactttttagcacatgccatgtgagtgaaactatgataccatgccaactttcaaccttttcaaagttcatttgtagtgcttttcaatttcagggtcaattagctcaaaaaagtaagtaaatgcatgaaaaataccaaatgaagtcagaaaatattgaaaatttatgatgtggcttgaaatggtgtattttaaacacacaaaaagtatggagttcaaataagttaaaaaaatgaaatccctttgcaatagatgagttttcgttcgaaaccctcatacttcgaaagagattgttcattttgtacacgaagtgcatccagtttttgacgtaaccctctcaactttttagcacatgctatgtgggagaaatgatgatacgatgccaagtttcaaccttttcagagttcatttgtcgggcttttcaatttcaaggtcatttaggtcaaaaaatcattaaatgcatgaaaaatagcaaatgaagttataaagggtcgaaatttaggatgtggttttgaatggtttatattgaatgcacaaaatgcataaaatgtctgaagttgaaataagtaaaaaaaataaaatatctttctagcaaatgggttttcgtccgaaaccgtgatacttcgaaggatatgaattttgaccgatttttcaaaaaaaggaaaaatgtaaaacggccataacttttgcatacgacgtcaaaaaaaagtttaatatatcaaaaaaaaactagagaaaattgggaatcgatttcaccggggcttgcccgatgaagttttctcagatgctcaaaattccaaatgtaaaaaaagttatggcaaaaagaagattttttccacaaaaataagaaaaattaattttatttaaaatctttaggttgttttcattgaaattcactattattattacttattttgtttattttaataattgtttgaattcaaaaaattaaatcatgtgacatgacatcaaaccctaggttgtttaggattgatagcttactattgtgaggagaacaacaagtgcagacttggcaactaggggcgatagaaccaggaagttaagcgtgctcgggctgaagcagtgaaaggatgggtgaccggccgagaagttagacgatttgaaatgagtcatctacgctagagcagtgaggatgggtgattagagattaaattgtcaaataaatcaaagatttaaaaattgaaataaaacataaaaacaaatcaaagaatattcaaaaataaaatttgaaaaataaataaataaggtacCTTTTggggtcaaacaaacaaaataaacagacggatcctttagactcggtccgtgttaagacccgtgactaaagggcctgcccctaagggcgctccgaggcgtccatgtggagcacctttggtcccggcttggaacagggccgggactaaaggttaggcctttagtctcgcctccttggtcccggttggtgaactgggactaaagccccttacgggccgggactataggccttgTCCCCACTAGTGTGAGAAGGACCTTGTAGGGGGACTAATCCCACATCTTGTCGATGGGGGCGTCTCCATTCTGGGCGTCTCCATTCTACAGTATGCGGATGACACGATCCTTTTTATGGAGCATGATCTTAGCAAAGCCAGAAATATGAAACTTATTCTATGCTTATTTGAGCAACTATCCGGGTTGAAGATTAACTTTAACAAAAGTGAATTGTTTTGTTTTGGGAAGGCCAAAGCTGAACAACACACTTATAATCAATTGTTCGGTTGTGCAAGTGGGAATTTACCTTTCACATATCTAGGGATTCCTATCCATCACCGAAAACTATCAAATAAGGAATGGAAGTGTATCGAAGATCGTTTTGAAAAAAAGTTAAGCTGCTGGAAAGGCAAGCTGTTATCCTATGGAGGACGGCTGGTGCTTGTTAATTCGCTATTATCAAGCATGCCTATGTTTCTCCTATCCTTTTTCGAAGTGCCTATCGGGGTGCGGAAAAGGTTGGATTTCTATCGGTCTCGGTTTTTCTGGCAGATGATGAAGTCCAGACCAAGTATAGGCTTACAAGATGGGAAATCATTTGTAGGCCTAAAGAGCAAGGGGGTTTAgggattgaaaatttagagattaaAAACAAATGTCTACTCAGTAAATGGTTGTTTAGACTTTGTACAGAAACAGAAGGTATGTGGGTACAGATTCTGACGAACAAGCACTTACATAACAAGACCTTGGCTCAGGTTACAGTACGACCGACTGACTCTCCATTCTGGAAGGGTTTGATGAGGTCTAAAAATGCTTTTTTCAACAAAACTAGATTTGTCATTGGACGTGGTGAATCAACAAGGTTCTGGGAAGATACTTGGCTAGGGGAGACGCCTTTAGCTATTCAGTATCCGCAGCTGTACCATATTACGCAACGTCGATAGGCGTCTGTTGCGTCAATATTAAGTGAGTCTCCTCTAAATATTCAGTTCCGTAGAGCCTTGATTGGTAACAGATGGATTAGTTGGTTGCATCTTGTGAGAAGGTTGATGGACATCAAACTCTCTTATTGCCCCGGTAGCGTTCATTGGAAGTTGACCGCTAAGGGAACATTCACGGTAAAATCTATGTGTTTGCCCCGATAGATTCAAcgcctattccaaagtctttgcaTATATGAAAGGTCAAAGTTTCTCTTAAAATTaagatcttcatgtggtttgtccaCAAAGGGGTTATTCTAACGAAGGATAATTTAGCAAAGCGTAAGTGGAAAGGCAATCCAAGATGCACCATCTATCAGAATAACGAAActattaagcacctctttctTGAATGTCCTATGGCTAAACTTCTATGGCGATCGCTTCACATTGCTTTCATCATCAATCCACCTAATAGTATAAacacgttatttgggacgtggttaAAGGGGGTTGATGGGAAAACTGCTCAACTTATCCGCGTAGGATCATGTGCACTTTTATGGGCTGCATGGAATTGCAGGAATGACTTAGTGTTTAACAGACAATGCCATATTCACTTTTTGCAGGTCATATTCAGGGCTACTGCCTTGATCCGCACGTGGTCCTTAATTACTCACTCATGCGGAAgccagggagcctatggttactggatgtgtccgatgggagatggtagctcagggtatcttcaaccggattggatgacgacatattaataggataggtggtTAGGCATCTAGGTCTATTAGCATCTCCGGTTGTGACGTGACACACGCCGTCTATCTTTCTTTGTACTTTTGTTAGACTTTTTTGTATTCTATTGAGACTTGGCTTTGATGTTAATAAAAGGCTGCATGTATCCCTCGATGCAGAGGTCGGGCTTcgtctccttttctaaaaaaaggtCGAATGATTTATCAGTCTATCGGCTACTCGGTTACCTATGATCGATTACGGATTAATCGGCAAATTAACTGAATCATCGGATGATTTCTTAAACATGGTGTCAAAGCATGACAATTTTTTAGCGTTTGCATGAAGTAGTTTTTTTTATAGGGAACACTCCTCGAGGGCGACATTCGCTCAAACGAGCCTCGTGTAGAGAGCATTCATTCGCTCGGTTGATCTTTCTAAAGAAATATTAGCTGTTACTGGCGATCTTTAATATTTAGTCCGGAGGCATAGTCGGACACTTGGATTCAACACAACAGAGATCACAGCACGACTGAGATCTTTAATTTGCACAATACAAGATAGGGTGGCCCGATCAAAAACACTCCAGCCTGCGCAAATGATTGGCCAAATACATGTGAGGTTATTCTCTTGGTGCAATCATTAACCTAATTAACCAGATCATTGCGTTGTCTTCCGGAGAAGAGACGGATGATAGATTGATGGCATGTTACCATGGACGACAAACTGGTCATGAACTGGCTTCGGCGCCATTTATTTTTCCTGCATTATTTGACTGGTTAGCTTAGCCGCGCGCGGTTGCGTACGTTTGATAATTGTGGCGGTTGTATGGAGGTGGAAGTTAGCACATGCGTGCGTACCCAGCAACCAGGTTGTCACGCTGACAACATCCTCTCAAGTCTACGTAACCGGCCATCTATAAGTACATGGACTATCAAGGACAAAGATCACTCAACGATTAGTCCCAAAACATTCTTGTCTGCAGCAACATTTAGCTGGTGCTTAATTCGATCGTTTAATCCGGTATAGGTCCATGGCGATCAGGTCTATCCTGCTCCCTCTGGCCCTGCTAGTCCTCTCAGCTAGCTCCGCAGCGGTGGGTCAGCTGGAAATCGGCTTCTACAGCAAGACATGCCCGGACGCCGAGAAGATCGTCCGCGAGGAGATGGTCAAGATCATCGCCGCAGCGCCCAGCCTCGCCGGTCCACTCCTCCGGCTCCATTTCCACGACTGCTTTGTCAGGGTAAGTCGTCGTTGAGCATTTGTCGTCgcatggttttcaatttcagtttATAAAAAATTCAGCTCCAACCGAAATCACTGAAATTGAGTAATTTCAGTTTGCATTTCGGCCAAAGGGCCGAAATATTCACTTGAATTTAATTAAATATTTgaaatttatggaaaatattttaaaaaatatttgattttcagtgtactactgaaattgttgaaatattttGGCTGAAACGTAATATTTCAGTGTctactgaaattaatgaaatGCAGTGAATTTTACTGAAATCTCACTGAAAATAAAAACCATGGTCTCACGTATGAACCTACATTATGCGCAAGAAAGAATACTAAGGAACATGCATGCAACACAAATTAAATTGCAGGGTTGTGACGCCTCTGTCCTGCTCGAATCCACCGACGGCAACGTGGCGGAGAAGGACGCCAAGCCGAACAAGAGCCTGCGAGGGTTCGGCTCCGTGGAGCGGGTGAAGGCCAAGCTCGAGGCTGCCTGCCCGGGCATCGTCTCCTGCGCCGACGTGCTTACCCTCATGTCGCGCGATGCTGTCGTGCTGGCCAAGGGCCCCTTCTGGCCGGTGGCGCTGGGCAGGCGAGACGGCAGGGTGTCCAGTGCTACGGAGGCCAGCAACGAGCTGCCCCCGGCCTCCGGCGACGTCCCTCTGCTAGCCAAGATCTTCGCGTCCAAGGGCCTCAACCTCAAGGACCTCGTCGTCCTCTCCGGCGCCCACACGCTCGGCACAGCGCACTGCCCGTCCTTCGCCGACCGGCTCTACAACACCACCGGCGAAAACGGTGCATATGGCCTCGTCGACCCATCTCTGGACAGCGAGTACGCTGACAAGCTGAGGCTCAAGTGCAAGAGCGTTGATGACCGCGCTATGCTGTCGGAGATGGACCCCGGGAGCTTTAAGACCTTCGACACCAGCTACTACCGCCACGTCGCCAAACGGAGGGGCCTCTTCCGCTCCGACTCCGCGCTCCTCTTCGACGCCACCACCAAAGACTACGTCCAGCGCATCGCCACCGGCAAGTTCGACGACGAGTTCTTGAAGGACTTCAGCGCGTCCATGATCAAGATGGGCGACGTCGGCGTGCTCACAGGAGCCGAGGGAGAGATCAGGAAGAAGTGCTACGCCCCCAACTAGCGTTCGTGGATTCTTACTTCTTGTAACTGCAGTGTATTCATGTCTATCTGGTATTATCCACTGTAGTGTGATATATTATTGTCAATG harbors:
- the LOC123410134 gene encoding peroxidase 1-like produces the protein MAIRSILLPLALLVLSASSAAVGQLEIGFYSKTCPDAEKIVREEMVKIIAAAPSLAGPLLRLHFHDCFVRGCDASVLLESTDGNVAEKDAKPNKSLRGFGSVERVKAKLEAACPGIVSCADVLTLMSRDAVVLAKGPFWPVALGRRDGRVSSATEASNELPPASGDVPLLAKIFASKGLNLKDLVVLSGAHTLGTAHCPSFADRLYNTTGENGAYGLVDPSLDSEYADKLRLKCKSVDDRAMLSEMDPGSFKTFDTSYYRHVAKRRGLFRSDSALLFDATTKDYVQRIATGKFDDEFLKDFSASMIKMGDVGVLTGAEGEIRKKCYAPN